One genomic segment of Sanyastnella coralliicola includes these proteins:
- a CDS encoding T9SS type A sorting domain-containing protein has translation MKRLLLFAFTLLTSATVFGQINYYFSYFQDDFDYLQNADSAVFETWDDPNAEIPIGFDFTSMGTTTNTLYMSDDFLGGTLVLDDMSPTWDMIWATSGDLIDAGYANGELLSPITYETTGEPGTRIFKLEWKNCGTYNEYAQSGTAANQISLQLWIYEGSNDVEFRWGPNSFKQSDLLTDDFFSSGLLDDASQNNEIGYAMFVGGTGNAPSLFEGSSVDEFQLASLLTIPSNGMVYRFSTTPVSVEENTSLEWNVYPTATNGLVNFRSNSTEQVDYQVLDLSGRIIDQGLFTGFDQIDISNESKGIYLVRFAADDEVKTFKIVRQ, from the coding sequence ATGAAAAGACTTCTACTCTTCGCTTTTACTCTCTTGACTTCTGCTACTGTTTTCGGTCAGATTAATTACTACTTCTCTTACTTCCAAGACGACTTTGATTACCTACAGAATGCTGATTCTGCGGTATTTGAAACGTGGGACGACCCGAATGCAGAGATTCCTATTGGTTTCGACTTTACGTCAATGGGTACAACTACGAATACCCTTTACATGTCTGATGATTTCCTAGGTGGAACTTTAGTTCTAGATGACATGAGTCCGACTTGGGACATGATTTGGGCTACCTCGGGTGATTTAATTGACGCTGGTTACGCGAATGGAGAACTTCTTTCGCCAATCACATATGAAACAACAGGAGAGCCTGGTACACGCATCTTCAAACTAGAATGGAAGAACTGCGGTACTTATAACGAATATGCACAGTCAGGAACTGCGGCGAATCAGATTTCATTGCAGCTTTGGATCTACGAAGGTTCAAATGATGTTGAATTTCGCTGGGGGCCTAATTCGTTCAAACAATCTGACCTATTGACCGATGATTTCTTTAGTTCGGGCCTACTTGACGACGCATCGCAAAACAATGAAATCGGCTACGCTATGTTCGTTGGTGGAACAGGGAACGCTCCAAGCCTCTTCGAAGGAAGTTCTGTAGATGAATTTCAACTTGCATCGTTGCTAACAATTCCATCAAACGGAATGGTGTACCGTTTTTCTACTACTCCTGTATCTGTAGAAGAAAATACTTCACTGGAATGGAACGTTTATCCTACAGCGACAAATGGTCTTGTGAACTTCCGTTCAAACTCAACAGAGCAGGTTGATTACCAGGTACTCGACCTAAGCGGACGAATCATTGATCAAGGGCTCTTCACTGGGTTTGATCAAATAGATATTTCAAACGAATCAAAAGGCATTTACCTCGTGCGCTTTGCCGCGGACGACGAAGTAAAGACCTTCAAAATAGTAAGGCAATAA